A genomic stretch from Pseudomonas sp. MUP55 includes:
- the yghX gene encoding YghX family hydrolase, which produces MTRLTAKDFAPELLELYDGYAHGKLNRREFLDRAALFTFGGLTASALLAALSPNYALAEQVKFTDPDIVADYITYPSPKGNGTVRGYLVRPAKAAGKLPAVVVVHENRGLNPYIEDVARRLAKAGFIALAPDGLTSVGGYPGNDEKGVALQQTVDPTKLMNDFFAAIEWLMHHDSSTGKVGITGFCYGGGVTNAAAVAYPELGAAVSFYGRQPEAKDVPRIKAPIMLHFGELDARINEGWPAYEQALKAAGTTYEAFIYKGANHGFHNDSTPRYDEAAANLAWERTLGWFRKYLA; this is translated from the coding sequence ATGACTCGTCTGACCGCCAAAGACTTTGCGCCCGAACTGCTGGAACTCTATGACGGCTACGCCCACGGCAAGCTCAACCGCCGCGAATTTCTCGACCGCGCCGCGCTGTTTACCTTCGGCGGCCTGACCGCCTCGGCCCTGCTCGCCGCCCTGAGTCCCAACTACGCCCTCGCCGAACAGGTGAAATTCACCGATCCCGATATCGTCGCCGACTACATCACCTACCCATCGCCCAAGGGCAATGGCACGGTACGCGGCTATCTGGTGCGTCCGGCCAAGGCCGCCGGCAAATTGCCCGCGGTGGTGGTGGTGCATGAAAACCGTGGCCTTAATCCGTATATCGAAGACGTTGCGCGGCGCCTGGCCAAGGCCGGGTTCATCGCCCTGGCACCGGACGGACTGACATCGGTGGGCGGCTACCCCGGCAACGACGAAAAAGGCGTGGCCCTGCAGCAGACCGTCGACCCGACCAAGCTGATGAACGACTTCTTCGCCGCCATCGAGTGGTTGATGCACCACGACAGCAGCACCGGCAAAGTCGGCATCACCGGTTTCTGCTATGGCGGCGGCGTGACCAATGCGGCGGCGGTGGCCTACCCGGAATTGGGCGCGGCCGTGTCGTTCTACGGACGCCAGCCCGAGGCCAAGGACGTGCCGCGCATCAAGGCGCCGATCATGCTGCATTTCGGTGAGCTGGATGCGCGCATCAATGAGGGTTGGCCAGCGTATGAACAGGCGCTGAAGGCTGCGGGTACGACCTACGAGGCGTTTATCTACAAGGGCGCCAACCACGGCTTTCACAACGATTCGACGCCGCGTTATGACGAAGCGGCGGCGAACCTGGCCTGGGAACGAACCCTGGGATGGTTTCGCAAGTACCTCGCCTAG
- a CDS encoding PaaI family thioesterase, which yields MHSASLQDITAPEGICYGCGASNSHGLHIKSRWHDDGVHVVAEHLPQSKYSGWPDLVYGGLIAMLVDCHSNWTAMAYHYRAEQREPGSLPRIDCVTGNLGIKFIKPTPMGVTLTLRARVEGEVARKTRVICEVYAGEVLTAVGDSVFVRVDTGQLAAAAHGRTD from the coding sequence ATGCACAGCGCTTCGCTTCAGGACATCACCGCACCCGAAGGCATCTGTTACGGCTGCGGCGCCAGCAACTCCCACGGCCTGCATATCAAGAGTCGTTGGCACGACGATGGTGTCCACGTCGTCGCCGAACATCTGCCGCAGTCCAAATACAGCGGCTGGCCGGACCTGGTCTACGGTGGCCTGATCGCCATGCTGGTGGACTGCCACTCCAACTGGACCGCCATGGCCTACCACTACCGCGCCGAACAGCGTGAACCCGGCAGCCTGCCGCGCATCGACTGCGTGACCGGTAACCTGGGGATCAAATTCATCAAGCCGACCCCCATGGGCGTCACGCTGACCCTGCGCGCCCGGGTCGAGGGCGAGGTGGCGCGCAAGACGCGGGTGATCTGCGAAGTCTATGCCGGCGAGGTGCTCACGGCCGTTGGCGACTCGGTGTTCGTGCGGGTCGACACCGGCCAACTGGCCGCCGCCGCCCATGGCCGCACGGACTGA